The DNA segment GCACTGAACGTGGCCACGGCATAGATCAAACTGGAGCCCAGAATCCACAATTGCCCGAGCGGCCAGCCAATCAGGTGCACCAGCCACCAGCCGGTAAACGGCATGCTGAGGATACCGATCAGCATCAGGCACCAGATAAACAGCCAGGGCCGCCGCATCGTCGTGGCCGGCCCTTCGCTGCGATTACGCCAGGTCAGGACGGCGAGCACCAGCCCACTCGCGAGGATGACCACGGTCGCCACGACGTGAAGGACCTTCAGGGTTGTCAGGGTTTCCATGCGCTTCTCTTCCTTGGGTCATGCCCTTGAGCGTAGCCGCTCAGCCGAGAAACAGCTGGTAGGCCGGGTTCTCGCTTTCATCCCAGTACGGGTAACCGATTTCCGCCAATGCCGCTGGCACCAGATGCCGCTCGTCATGCGGCACCTGCAGCCCCGCGACCACACGACCGTCGGCGGCACCGTGATTGCGGTAGTGGAACATCGAAATGTTCCAGCGCCCGCCCAGCTTGTTGAGGAAGTTGAACAGCGCCCCCGGGCGTTCCGGGAATTCGAAGCGGAACACCATCTCGTCGATGACATGCGCCGCGTGCCCGCCGACCATGTGGCGAATGTGCAACTTGGCCAGCTCGTTATCGGTCAGGTCGACCACCGGAAAACCCTGCTCGGTCAGGCTCGCCAGCAGTGCGCTGCGCGGGTCGCTGTCCGGGTGCGTCTGTACGCCAACGAAGATGTGCGCTTCACTGCCGGTGTTGTAGCGGTAGTTGAATTCGGTGATCTGGCGTTTGCCGACGGCTTCGCAGAACGCCTTGAAGCTGCCGGCCTTCTCCGGGATGGTCACGGCGATGATCGCTTCGCGGCCCTCCCCCAGCTCGGCGCGTTCGGCGACGTGGCGCAGGCGGTCGAAATTGACGTTGGCGCCGGAGTCAATGGCAACGAAGGTCTGCCCGCTGACACCGCGCTGCTCAACGTACTTCTTGATCCCGGCCACGCCCAGCGCGCCGGCAGGTTCGGTGATCGAGCGGGTATCGTCGTAGATATCCTTGATCGCCGCACAGATCTCGTCGGTACTGACGGTGATCACTTCATCGACGTAATCCTTGCAGATTTCAAAGGTGTACTGACCGATCTGCGCCACCGCCACGCCGTCGGCAAAGATGCCCACGGTCGGCAGAACCACACGCTCGCCCGCCGCCATCGCCGCTTGCAGGCAATTGGAATCGTCCGGCTCGACGCCGATGACCTTGATGTCCGGGCGCAGGTATTTCACGTACGCCGCAATGCCGGCAATCAGACCGCCACCGCCTACCGGGACGAAAATCGCGTCCAGTGGCTGCGGGTGCTGGCGCAGGATTTCCATCGCCACGGTGCCTTGGCCGGCAATGGTGTGCGGATCATCGTACGGGTGGATGTAAACGTAGCCTTTCTCATCGACCAGTTTCAGCGAGTAGGCCAGCGCCTCCGGGAACGAATCACCGTGCAGCACCACTTTGCCGCCGCGCGAACGCACGCCTTCGACCTTGATCTCCGGGGTGGTCTTGGGCATGACGATGGTGGCTTTGACGCCCAGCACTTTGGCCGCCAGCGCCAGACCCTGCGCATGGTTGCCCGCCGACGCGGTGACCACGCCGCGGGCGCGTTCTTCGTCGCTCAGTTGCGTCAGCTTGTTGTAGGCCCCGCGAATCTTGAACGAGAACACCGGCTGCAAGTCTTCACGCTTGAGCCAGATGTCATTGCCCAGCCGCTCGGAGAGCTGACGGGCGTTGTGCAGCGGGGTTTCTACGGCAACGTCATAAACGCGCGAGGTGAGGATCTTTTTGACGTACTGTTCAAGCATCGGAAAGCATCACTGAGCGGTTGGGCGGGACCCGGGAGTCTAACCCGGCTTTTGCCGATGCGACCACACGAATCCAGAGGTTTTAGCCGCGCTTGCGGCTATAATGCCGGCCTTTCTGCCCACCCCTTGCCCGCTTCGGAGCCCGCATGACCCAGGATCAACTCAAACAGGCCGTGGCCCAGGCCGCCGTCGACTTCATCCTGCCGAAACTCGACGACAAGAGCATCGTCGGCGTCGGCACCGGCTCCACCGCCAACTGCTTCATCGATGCCCTGGCCCAGCACAAGGGCGCTTTCGATGGCGCCGTTGCCAGCTCCGAAGCCACTGCCGCGCGCCTCAAGGGTCACGGCATTCCGGTGTATGAGCTGAACACGGTCAGCGACCTGGAGTTCTACATCGACGGCGCCGATGAAAGCGACGCACACCTGAACCTGATCAAGGGCGGCGGCGCCGCCCTGACCCGCGAGAAGATCGTCGCGGCCGTGGCCAAGACCTTCATCTGCATCGCCGACGCCAGCAAACTGGTGCCGGTACTGGGTGAGTTCCCGCTGCCAGTCGAAGTGATCCCGATGGCCCGCAGCCACGTGGCGCGCCAACTGGTGAAACTCGGCGGCGACCCGGTGTACCGCGAAGGTGTGCTGACCGACAACGGCAACATCATCCTTGATGTGTTCAACCTGCAGATCACCAACCCGGTCGAGCTGGAAGCGCAGATCAACGCGATTGTTGGCGTGGTCACCAACGGCCTGTTTGCCGCGCGCCCGGCGGATCTGTTGTTGCTGGGGACCAGTGAGGGTGTGAAAACCTTGAAGGCTGAATAAGCCAGACTGCCCGCAATTACGAGCACACAAATAAACCTGTGGGAGCTAGCCTGCTAGCGATGGCGGTGTGTCAGACCCAGCAACATTGGCTGACAGTCCGTAATCGCTAGCAGGCTAGCTCCCACAGTGTTTTGGGGTGTTGGTTAGGGCTGTGCTGGTTTCTTGAACACATAAAACAAATTCGGCTCACTCACCAGATACAACGTCCCGTCATCATCCATGGCGATGCCTTCAGCCTGCGGCACGGTTTTCTGCAAACCCTGGCGGCCGGCGCTGATGGACATGGTGCTCAGCGGGCGCCCGTCGACGTCCAGTTCCAGAATCAGTCGCGATTCATCCGACAGCGCCAGCAAATGGCCGCTGCGTTCGTCGTATTGCAGGCTCGACAGGTCGCGCACAAACATCCCGGCATCGCGTTTCGGGTTGTTGATCACATGCACCGCGTAGGATTTTTCCGGATTGAAATGCGGGAAGCCATGCACTTCATAGATCAGCATCGGGTTACGCTCTTTCGCGACAAACAGGCGCTTGCCCACCGAATCGTAGGCCAGCCCTTCGAAGCCCTTGTTGCTGGCCATGTGCACGCCGAGGGTCATTTGCTCGGCATCGTCGGCGTCGAGAAACGTGGTGTCGGCGTCCAGGTGCACCTTGATCAGGCGCTGCTGGCGCTCGTCGGTGATGACGTAGGTGTCGGCGCTGATGAACTCGACCGCTTCCGGGTCGCCGAAACCGATCAGGGCGATACGCCGCAGAATCTGGCCTTGCAGCGACAGCTCGATCAGCTCCGAGTTTTTGTTGGTGACGGTAAACAGGCTCTTGCGCACCGGATCGTAGGTCAGCGCTGACACGTCATCGTCGAGGCCTTCGATCACCCGCGCTTCGATGTCCACGCGATATTGATCCAGTCCGATGGCCTCGCCACTCAGCGGCTGCCACAACGTGTGCAGGTTGAACCAGGCACGCTCGAACAGACGCATGTATTGGCCGATGCCGATCAACGTGATCAGGGCAATCACCGACAGGAAAATAACCAGAGGCTTGGGACGGGCAAGTCGACGCATTCGGATGGGCTCGGGAGCAGAACAGGCGGATGAAATATCACGCCTGTCTGAACTGAAGCTTAATGGCCACTTGCCTGTCAGGACAATCAGACT comes from the Pseudomonas granadensis genome and includes:
- a CDS encoding DUF2269 family protein; protein product: METLTTLKVLHVVATVVILASGLVLAVLTWRNRSEGPATTMRRPWLFIWCLMLIGILSMPFTGWWLVHLIGWPLGQLWILGSSLIYAVATFSAVWLLVRLDRLWTTGVGNRRFNLALAIVSGVGFLAIAGLMGAKPV
- the ilvA gene encoding threonine ammonia-lyase, biosynthetic gives rise to the protein MLEQYVKKILTSRVYDVAVETPLHNARQLSERLGNDIWLKREDLQPVFSFKIRGAYNKLTQLSDEERARGVVTASAGNHAQGLALAAKVLGVKATIVMPKTTPEIKVEGVRSRGGKVVLHGDSFPEALAYSLKLVDEKGYVYIHPYDDPHTIAGQGTVAMEILRQHPQPLDAIFVPVGGGGLIAGIAAYVKYLRPDIKVIGVEPDDSNCLQAAMAAGERVVLPTVGIFADGVAVAQIGQYTFEICKDYVDEVITVSTDEICAAIKDIYDDTRSITEPAGALGVAGIKKYVEQRGVSGQTFVAIDSGANVNFDRLRHVAERAELGEGREAIIAVTIPEKAGSFKAFCEAVGKRQITEFNYRYNTGSEAHIFVGVQTHPDSDPRSALLASLTEQGFPVVDLTDNELAKLHIRHMVGGHAAHVIDEMVFRFEFPERPGALFNFLNKLGGRWNISMFHYRNHGAADGRVVAGLQVPHDERHLVPAALAEIGYPYWDESENPAYQLFLG
- the rpiA gene encoding ribose-5-phosphate isomerase RpiA is translated as MTQDQLKQAVAQAAVDFILPKLDDKSIVGVGTGSTANCFIDALAQHKGAFDGAVASSEATAARLKGHGIPVYELNTVSDLEFYIDGADESDAHLNLIKGGGAALTREKIVAAVAKTFICIADASKLVPVLGEFPLPVEVIPMARSHVARQLVKLGGDPVYREGVLTDNGNIILDVFNLQITNPVELEAQINAIVGVVTNGLFAARPADLLLLGTSEGVKTLKAE
- a CDS encoding SdiA-regulated domain-containing protein, producing MRRLARPKPLVIFLSVIALITLIGIGQYMRLFERAWFNLHTLWQPLSGEAIGLDQYRVDIEARVIEGLDDDVSALTYDPVRKSLFTVTNKNSELIELSLQGQILRRIALIGFGDPEAVEFISADTYVITDERQQRLIKVHLDADTTFLDADDAEQMTLGVHMASNKGFEGLAYDSVGKRLFVAKERNPMLIYEVHGFPHFNPEKSYAVHVINNPKRDAGMFVRDLSSLQYDERSGHLLALSDESRLILELDVDGRPLSTMSISAGRQGLQKTVPQAEGIAMDDDGTLYLVSEPNLFYVFKKPAQP